In Brachypodium distachyon strain Bd21 chromosome 2, Brachypodium_distachyon_v3.0, whole genome shotgun sequence, one genomic interval encodes:
- the LOC100826330 gene encoding leucine-rich repeat extensin-like protein 3: MRGGALLLLLLVALAALCCGAAADFSGDGGGGEGVMASAAAVEVDPSWRFPSRRIREAYVALQTWKQRAIFSDPRNLTADWSGPEVCNYTGVFCASPPSDPSAGLAVAGIDLNHGDIAGYLPPELGLLSDLALLHLNSNRFCGVLPRALARLRLLHELDLSNNRFVGPFPEVVLSMPALRFLDLRFNEFEGVVPSKLFDRPLDAIFLNHNRFRFNLPDNIGNSPVSVVVLAHNTFGGCLPASVANMSGTLNEILLINNGLDSCLPPEIGRLRELTVLDVSHNRLAGPLPPEVAGLRKVEQLNVAHNLLSGPIPQAVCALPRLKNFTFAYNFFTGKPPSCARVVPRDGDRRNCLPNRPAQRPPQQCSAFYARPPVNCAAFQCKPFVPPVPPPPPPSPSPPPPSPPPPSPPLPSPPPPSPSPPPPSPSPPPPSPPPPSPPPSPPPPSPPPPSPPPPAPVHHSPPPPAPVHHHSPPPPAPVHHHSPPPPAPVHHHSPPPPAPHPHPHPTCPPPPPCACPTPALPPPPPYYPGPLPPVSRAEYGSPPPPLRQ; encoded by the coding sequence ATGAGGGGCGGTGCGCTACTCCTGCTGCTActcgtcgccctcgccgccttgtgctgcggcgcggcggcggatttCTCCggcgatggaggcggcggcgaaggggtAATggcgtcagcggcggcggtggaggtggatCCGTCGTGGCGGTTCCCGAGCCGCCGCATCCGGGAGGCCTACGTGGCGCTGCAGACGTGGAAGCAGCGGGCCATCTTCTCCGACCCGCGGAACCTCACCGCCGACTGGTCCGGGCCCGAGGTCTGCAACTACACAGGCGTCTTCTGCGCGTCGCCGCCCTCCGACCCGTCGgccggcctcgccgtcgcGGGCATCGACCTCAACCACGGCGACATCGCGGGGTACCTGCCCCCGGAGCTGGGGCTCCTCTCCGACCTCGCGCTGCTCCACCTCAACTCCAACCGCTTCTGCGGCGTGCTCCCGCGCGCcctcgcccgcctccgcctcctccacgagCTCGACCTCAGCAACAACCGCTTCGTGGGTCCCTTCCCGGAGGTCGTGCTCTCCATGCCCGCGCTCCGGTTCCTCGACCTCCGGTTCAACGAGTTCGAGGGGGTCGTCCCCAGCAAGCTCTTCGACAGGCCGCTCGACGCCATCTTCCTCAACCACAACCGGTTCCGCTTCAACCTCCCGGATAACATCGGCAACTCCCCCGTctccgtcgtcgtcctcgcccacAACACCTTCGGCGGCTGCCTCCCGGCCAGCGTCGCCAACATGTCCGGCACCCTCAACGAGATCTTGCTCATCAACAACGGGCTGGATtcctgcctgccgccggagATCGGCCGCTTAAGGGAGCTCACGGTGCTCGATGTCAGCCACAACCGGCTCGCCGGCCCGCTGCCGCCCGAGGTGGCCGGGTTGAGGaaggtggagcagctgaacgTCGCGCACAACCTGCTCTCGGGACCCATCCCGCAGGCCGTGTGCGCGCTGCCGCGGCTCAAGAACTTCACCTTCGCCTACAACTTCTTCACGGGGAAGCCGCCCTCGTGCGCGCGCGTCGTGCCCCGGGACGGCGACCGGAGGAACTGCCTGCCGAACCGCCCCGCACAGCGGCCGCCGCAGCAGTGCTCCGCCTTCTacgcccgcccgcccgtcaACTGCGCGGCGTTCCAGTGCAAGCCATTCGTCCCGCCtgtgcctccgccgccgcctccatcgccATCTCCGCCTCCCCCTTCTCCGCCTCCACCATCCCCGCCTCTGCCGTCACCTCCACCGCCTTCGccatctccaccaccaccttctccatcaccaccaccaccttctCCACCCCCACCATCACCGCCCCCCTCACCTCCACCCccatcgccgcctccaccatcgcctccgccgccggcgccggtccACCACTCACCACCACCGCCTGCGCCGGTCCACCACCattcaccgccgccgcctgcgccagTCCACCACCACtcaccaccgccgcccgcgcctgTCCACCACCATTCACCGCCCCCTCCTGCCCCGCATCCGCATCCTCATCCAACTtgcccaccaccaccgccctGTGCCTGTCCAACACCAGCattgccaccgccgccaccctaTTACCCTGGCCCATTGCCACCCGTCTCCCGAGCAGAATATGGATCACCCCCACCGCCCTTACGGCAGTGA